The following proteins come from a genomic window of Streptomyces sp. Sge12:
- a CDS encoding phosphatase PAP2 family protein yields MLVHGPLLAPDHALSRALVRALPDSVTERLSDLGNIPVAVPVLVLAMAYAARRGRLLAAGAAGLAMALVPALVIPFKEWTGRPGPLEPWAAGYFPSGHTATAAVAYLGAALLVRPYTRRAWPTAVALVLTGATAVGLILRGWHWPLDVLASLLLCTPLLLGVAWADRVGRIRGADPVQPGQPPK; encoded by the coding sequence GTGCTGGTCCACGGCCCGCTGCTGGCCCCGGACCACGCGCTGAGCCGCGCCCTGGTGCGCGCGCTCCCGGACTCGGTCACCGAGCGCCTCTCCGACCTCGGCAACATCCCGGTCGCCGTACCCGTTCTCGTGCTGGCCATGGCCTACGCCGCCCGGCGCGGGCGGCTGCTCGCCGCCGGGGCGGCGGGCCTGGCCATGGCCCTGGTGCCGGCCCTGGTCATCCCCTTCAAGGAGTGGACCGGCCGGCCCGGACCGCTGGAGCCCTGGGCCGCCGGCTACTTCCCCTCGGGCCACACGGCCACCGCGGCCGTCGCCTATCTCGGCGCGGCCCTGCTCGTGCGCCCGTACACCCGCCGGGCATGGCCGACGGCCGTCGCCCTGGTGCTCACGGGGGCGACGGCCGTCGGGCTGATCCTGCGGGGGTGGCACTGGCCGCTGGACGTGCTGGCCAGCCTGCTGCTCTGCACTCCCCTGCTGCTCGGCGTGGCGTGGGCGGACCGGGTCGGCCGGATCCGCGGCGCCGACCCGGTCCAGCCGGGTCAGCCGCCGAAGTAG